The following coding sequences are from one Bacteroidota bacterium window:
- a CDS encoding PIN domain protein, which yields MKRKQKIYIDTSVAGGYFDKEFSDDTRKFFARIKKGELIIILSSLLDNELLDAPERVRSLIHRMKKNHIGRVKHTEEAEVLAEKYLIAKVVGKTSIEDCRHIALATICNADVLVSWNFKHIVNVERINGYNSVNLKNGYKTLDIRTPKEALHYE from the coding sequence GTGAAGCGCAAACAAAAAATATACATTGACACATCTGTTGCAGGTGGATATTTTGACAAAGAATTTTCTGATGATACAAGAAAGTTCTTTGCGCGAATCAAAAAAGGAGAACTGATAATAATACTGTCCTCTTTGCTTGATAACGAACTGTTAGATGCTCCCGAAAGAGTCCGCTCTCTTATTCATCGGATGAAAAAAAATCATATTGGAAGAGTGAAACACACTGAAGAAGCAGAGGTGTTGGCAGAAAAATATTTAATTGCAAAGGTGGTTGGAAAAACAAGCATCGAAGATTGCAGGCATATTGCATTAGCAACAATCTGTAATGCCGATGTACTCGTCAGTTGGAATTTTAAACATATAGTAAATGTAGAACGCATCAATGGATATAATTCCGTAAATTTGAAAAACGGTTATAAAACCCTCGACATACGAACGCCAAAAGAAGCGCTGCACTATGAGTAA
- the floA gene encoding flotillin-like protein FloA (flotillin-like protein involved in membrane lipid rafts), which yields MAPEQVLVYALLGLGALIFLWLFFRILPIGLWVTAQLSGVRMSLIQLALMRFRKVPPGVITNALINAHKAGLKLLRDELEAHYMAGGHVQAVVNALISAEKANIPLNFKLATAIDLAGRDVFDAVQLSVNPRVIDTPPVSAVAKNGIQLNVKARVTVRTNINQLVGGAGEETVLARVGEGIVTSIGSAHDHKSVLENPDTISKTVLAKGLDAGTAFEILSIDIADIDVGENIGAKLQTEQASADLKVAQAKAEERRAMAVAYEQEMKAKAQEARAKVIEAEAQIPLAMAESFRSGNLGIMDYYKMQNIQADTSMRESIAKPSQKDKPKE from the coding sequence ATGGCACCCGAACAAGTTCTCGTTTACGCGCTCCTCGGCTTAGGAGCATTAATTTTTCTCTGGCTCTTTTTCCGCATTCTCCCTATAGGATTATGGGTGACTGCGCAACTTTCAGGAGTAAGAATGTCATTGATACAACTTGCGCTCATGCGCTTCCGGAAAGTTCCTCCGGGAGTTATTACCAACGCGCTCATTAACGCGCATAAAGCAGGTCTCAAACTTTTACGCGATGAACTCGAAGCGCACTATATGGCGGGCGGGCACGTGCAGGCGGTGGTGAACGCGCTTATCTCTGCCGAGAAAGCAAATATTCCGCTCAACTTCAAACTCGCCACTGCCATTGATTTGGCAGGTCGCGATGTGTTTGACGCGGTGCAGCTTTCCGTAAACCCGCGCGTGATTGACACGCCACCGGTTTCTGCCGTGGCGAAAAACGGAATTCAACTGAACGTGAAAGCGCGCGTAACGGTGCGCACAAATATTAATCAACTGGTGGGCGGTGCGGGCGAAGAAACGGTTCTCGCGCGCGTGGGCGAAGGAATTGTTACAAGCATCGGTTCGGCACACGACCATAAATCTGTTTTGGAGAATCCCGATACAATTTCTAAAACTGTTTTGGCGAAGGGCTTGGATGCGGGAACTGCATTTGAAATTCTTTCCATTGACATTGCCGATATTGACGTGGGCGAAAACATTGGCGCGAAACTTCAAACCGAACAGGCAAGCGCTGATTTAAAAGTGGCGCAGGCAAAAGCGGAAGAGCGCAGGGCAATGGCGGTTGCCTACGAACAGGAAATGAAAGCGAAAGCGCAGGAAGCGCGCGCAAAAGTTATTGAAGCCGAAGCGCAGATTCCTCTCGCCATGGCAGAATCATTCCGCAGCGGAAATCTCGGCATCATGGATTATTACAAGATGCAAAATATTCAAGCCGACACTTCCATGCGCGAATCCATTGCAAAGCCATCGCAGAAAGATAAGCCGAAGGAATAA